The following coding sequences are from one Kushneria phosphatilytica window:
- a CDS encoding EAL domain-containing response regulator — protein sequence MASALIVDDDVEIRMLGELLMRQQGFEACSVSGLEALAGQPELLRSDVILLDFALGAFTGLDVMEFLHDLRFNAAIILVSGCDRSTAEKALEAGRHHGLRMLGFLPKSQLIGGLKTLLSSLHSENASLTGEDLDQAMTLRQFCLAYQPQVDLATGVVRGVEVLLRWQDPRRGLLYPNGFLPLAEETGRMVKLGWHVLELALAQQKRWLAQGWSLEMSVNIPAQLLSEERLLRDVDVLIAHHHLRPSGITLELTESAGISCLSYARHLLTELRQRGFRLSLDDFGTGFASMTQLYRLPFDELKLDRSFVSRCDSDSDAQAITFAVVELGRRLGLRVVAEGIETEAQKAVLAEAGCPFGQGYYFAQPMFETDFSLWYAQQRSREIMRA from the coding sequence ATGGCCAGCGCACTGATCGTGGATGATGATGTCGAGATTCGCATGCTGGGTGAATTGCTGATGCGTCAGCAGGGGTTTGAGGCCTGTTCGGTCAGTGGCCTTGAGGCACTGGCCGGTCAGCCCGAGCTGTTGCGCAGCGATGTGATTCTGCTGGATTTTGCCCTGGGCGCATTTACCGGGCTCGATGTGATGGAATTCCTGCATGATCTGCGTTTCAACGCGGCGATCATTCTGGTCAGCGGCTGTGACCGATCGACGGCGGAGAAAGCCCTTGAAGCCGGGCGACATCATGGACTGCGCATGCTGGGCTTTCTGCCCAAGTCGCAATTGATCGGTGGGTTGAAAACTCTGCTGAGCAGTCTGCACAGCGAGAATGCATCGCTGACAGGGGAGGATCTGGATCAGGCCATGACACTGAGACAGTTCTGTCTTGCCTATCAGCCTCAGGTTGACCTTGCGACCGGTGTGGTCAGAGGCGTTGAGGTACTGCTGCGCTGGCAGGACCCTCGGCGTGGCCTGCTCTATCCGAACGGTTTTTTGCCACTGGCCGAAGAGACCGGACGTATGGTCAAACTGGGCTGGCATGTGCTCGAACTGGCATTGGCTCAGCAAAAGCGCTGGCTGGCTCAAGGCTGGTCACTGGAAATGTCCGTGAATATTCCCGCTCAACTGTTGAGCGAAGAGCGCTTGTTGAGGGATGTCGATGTATTGATCGCACACCATCACCTGCGGCCTTCCGGGATCACCCTGGAGCTGACCGAGTCCGCCGGCATTTCCTGTCTGAGCTACGCTCGTCATCTGCTGACAGAGCTTCGCCAGCGCGGCTTTCGCCTCTCGCTGGATGATTTCGGTACCGGATTTGCCTCCATGACCCAGCTCTATCGACTTCCATTCGATGAACTCAAGCTTGATCGCAGCTTTGTCTCCCGCTGCGATAGCGATTCCGACGCTCAGGCGATTACTTTCGCGGTAGTAGAGCTGGGGCGACGGCTCGGTCTGCGAGTCGTGGCCGAGGGCATTGAAACCGAAGCACAGAAAGCGGTGCTGGCAGAGGCTGGTTGTCCGTTCGGACAGGGCTATTATTTTGCACAGCCCATGTTCGAAACCGATTTCAGCCTCTGGTACGCGCAACAGCGCAGTCGCGAGATCATGAGGGCCTGA